A window of the Salvelinus alpinus chromosome 3, SLU_Salpinus.1, whole genome shotgun sequence genome harbors these coding sequences:
- the LOC139569649 gene encoding zinc finger protein 518A: MEEDLMTQDDPAESHDDIMEAEEEKESTKAHTDQMAGQSSVLPCSDQCDPDETSEESGSYKTSRKASKKSPCKIQQGAVFSGKILSFGCSECKGEATYSPNDLLKHFQGAHKGTLPTYPCDLCGFATNEFPALQRHRIGHRNTLVTCEICNDDVQYSLLMLTRHYIMSHSQNGHFHCEKCEFSTVDAGTFVQHIHHHNESQLKCVKCQHVSSNRGEHQRHLKLYSGTFPFTCLVCGYGAARREYLTKHMVTVHGEEADKKNVSRSTEDSNNTLANSSAGLKLLLKKSLAAGGQSKESQWMSKLNSLPGVGLHNQNGRVLKPEKTLEESQQFHERAVGVKKDSKKWFKGALKNEQQIDSQAVSSIPPPKTQESFDSHGADDLNPNNTNGLTVLMVKNKISIPPNCTTKVMGFKMVDGKKHLVLKVIPTAKLEFSAENDILSTGQEVGCPMIGTNSDGSKCSDSTENGENTSSPYLAVLSPSGTDSDAAISVQVKPEEEDVSIEETLPILEKLAQKAKNTVEKRIDKQHTFKGDQIPSLAVFPMTKESDHATIENGKLSNNTADKMSAYSSPNVTAVELLPAKILTDNTMPSESAYETMLPKPVSEETINMLGVGDMSTATADNFSDPINGNSSRPKGETLPSNDKPKTPSEPMTGDIQPSDDTAEKTHSVIKEMDPSDSTSDKINSSVAAKTKTETLSPDLTAQLESHPAEFVNSRETDINAENQNSPNQELFSFHNYSKETSSISSNSTQPCENPSELLTEDESVWMKEWSLTLAASPQPTDEWSGNGETETENAMERVSDRDVEVDECIATVEDLATPVETEKANHGHSWSTHQVQPTVKMEECVPLSERATGSISSLAVLGRILEEHSDAIISHQLEKDRIGCSAASHDSVKPPKTMLRILKSAEGKQQMLLHTAKNRYAVPVQLQGNPGFKLITKSTPHINVSYVKPGIERQNKTTGLALTLNGGSFSILGQTVGASEKGARLLSAVQPGSSTSASHYLLNSTSLKGPLVLSGAAHSSTGENTIKSPQTCYLVQRPVPVDQAPHNAGNKLARLSSQSPLLSRPVLAMSANSVNRSTALHTGRQAFLVRYISTAKSGMLINSPDGKSVNQKGQPNESRGHKVVYKIVRTANGSAFLSGGAHSSANKPIYLATNSTPMPCFLMSSNKVSTGVKKLISIQNASHNPVTASQLSNLLSPQSNLQGRVRQITDVGLNKHPLDPRPGRQLSQRKRRRKALCDELPEHLTKARRLSSKAVTEKGSPLLWEPVPKDAERTLRLYPFSSLQEIKCPRRNQPVVVLNHPDADIPEVASIMSSVNRYKGAVSKVVLSQKTVQALAELCPAGLLGKSSKAKCPSSQSSGSRLQTSKSRVRERFLLKLKFRKSSRKKYEVVKSLFRGTERSSMFACWFCGRLFKNQEEWIGHGQRHLMEATRDWNKLF, encoded by the coding sequence atggaagaggaccTGATGACACAGGATGATCCCGCTGAAAGCCATGATGACATCATGGAGGCTGAGGAAGAAAAGGAATCCACAAAGGCCCACACAGACCAGATGGCAGGTCAATCTTCTGTGTTGCCATGTAGTGACCAATGTGACCCCGATGAAACATCTGAAGAGTCGGGTAGTTACAAGACATCCAGAAAAGCATCTAAGAAGTCCCCATGTAAAATACAGCAGGGTGCAGTCTTCTCTGGGAAAATACTTAGCTTTGGGTGTTCAGAGTGTAAGGGTGAAGCCACCTACAGCCCCAATGACCTCCTCAAACATTTTCAGGGGGCCCACAAGGGAACCCTGCCGACGTATCCGTGTGACTTGTGTGGCTTTGCCACAAATGAGTTCCCTGCACTTCAGCGCCATCGGATCGGGCACAGGAACACTTTAGTCACATGTGAGATCTGTAATGATGATGTACAGTACTCTCTCCTCATGCTCACTAGACACTATATCATGTCTCACAGCCAGAATGGCCACTTTCACTGTGAAAAATGTGAATTTTCAACAGTTGACGCAGGAACATTTGTGCAGCACATTCATCATCACAATGAGAGCCAGCTCAAATGTGTGAAATGTCAACATGTGAGCTCTAACCGAGGTGAGCACCAGAGGCACCTAAAACTCTACTCGGGTACCTTCCCCTTCACGTGTCTGGTCTGTGGATATGGGGCAGCACGGAGAGAATACCTCACAAAGCACATGGTAACTGTCCATGGTGAGGAGGCAGACAAGAAAAATGTATCGAGATCAACGGAGGACAGCAACAATACCCTGGCAAACTCCTCTGCAGGATTAAAACTCCTGCTGAAGAAAAGCCTTGCTGCAGGTGGTCAATCAAAGGAATCCCAGTGGATGTCAAAACTGAATTCTCTTCCTGGAGTGGGTTTACATAACCAAAATGGAAGGGTGCTGAAACCAGAGAAAACATTGGAGGAATCCCAACAGTTCCATGAAAGGGCTGTAGGCGTGAAAAAGGACAGTAAGAAGTGGTTCAAAGGCGCTCTTAAGAATGAGCAACAAATTGACTCCCAGGCTGtatcatctataccaccaccaaaGACCCAGGAAAGTTTTGATAGTCATGGGGCTGACGACCTAAACCCCAACAACACCAATGGACTAACTGTTCTCATGGTCAAAAATAAAATCTCTATTCCACCTAACTGTACTACAAAAGTGATGGGCTTCAAGATGGTTGATGGTAAAAAGCATTTAGTTCTCAAAGTTATACCAACAGCAAAGCTGGAGTTCTCAGCAGAAAATGACATTTTATCTACAGGGCAAGAAGTGGGCTGCCCAATGATAGGCACTAACTCTGATGGAAGTAAATGCTCAGACTCGACTGAAAATGGGGAAAATACTAGCTCCCCTTACTTGGCTGTTCTAAGCCCCTCAGGGACTGATAGCGATGCTGCAATTTCAGTACAAGTGAAGCCAGAGGAAGAGGACGTTAGCATTGAGGAGACATTGCCCATACTGGAGAAACTAGCACAGAAAGCAAAAAACACAGTGGAGAAGAGGATTGATAAACAACATACGTTTAAGGGTGACCAGATTCCTTCCTTGGCAGTTTTTCCAATGACTAAAGAGTCGGATCACGCCACGATTGAGAACGGTAAACTGAGTAACAATACAGCAGACAAAATGTCTGCTTATTCAAGCCCTAATGTGACTGCTGTGGAGCTCCTCCCAGCCAAAATACTCACAGATAATACCATGCCTTCTGAATCAGCTTATGAGACCATGCTTCCCAAACCAGTTTCTGAAGAGACGATCAACATGCTTGGAGTTGGTGACATGAGTACAGCTACTGCTGATAATTTCAGTGACCCCATCAATGGAAATTCCTCTCGGCCCAAAGGAGAGACGTTACCCTCCAATGACAAACCTAAGACTCCCTCAGAACCCATGACTGGTGACATCCAACCTTCTGATGATACTGCTGAGAAGACTCATTCAGTTATCAAGGAGATGGATCCTTCTGATTCTACTTCCGATAAGATTAATTCCAGTGTGGCTGCTAAGACTAAAACTGAAACTTTATCGCCAGATCTGACGGCCCAACTGGAGTCACACCCAGCTGAATTTGTCAACTCCAGAGAGACTGATATTAATGCTGAAAATCAGAATTCTCCCAACCAAGAGTTGTTTAGTTTTCATAATTACTCAAAGGAAACATCAAGCATTTCCTCCAACTCAACACAACCTTGTGAAAATCCATCAGAGCTTTTGACAGAGGATGAAAGTGTTTGGATGAAAGAATGGAGTTTGACATTGGCTGCATCCCCACAACCTACAGATGAGTGGTCTGGAAATGGGGAAACGGAGACAGAGAATGCAATGGAAAGAGTGTCAGACCGTGACGTTGAGGTCGATGAGTGCATAGCTACTGTAGAGGATCTGGCCACCCCAGTGGAAACTGAGAAGgcaaatcatggacactcttggTCTACACACCAAGTCCAACCTACTGTAAAAATGGAGGAGTGTGTTCCTTTGTCGGAAAGGGCAACAGGAAGCATAAGTAGTTTGGCCGTCTTGGGTCGCATACTGGAGGAGCATTCGGATGCTATCATTAGCCACCAGCTTGAAAAAGATAGAATAGGCTGCTCAGCTGCCAGCCACGATTCTGTCAAGCCACCTAAGACTATGCTAAGGATCCTTAAATCGGCAGAGGGAAAGCAGCAGATGTTGTTACACACTGCAAAGAACCGGTATGCTGTACCTGTGCAGCTCCAAGGCAACCCAGGGTTCAAGCTGATAACCAAATCTACTCCTCATATCAATGTGTCCTATGTTAAGCCAGGAATTGAAAGACAGAATAAAACCACAGGGCTGGCACTCACCCTCAATGGTGGAAGTTTCAGCATTCTAGGACAGACTGTAGGTGCTAGTGAAAAAGGTGCTAGGCTGTTGTCTGCTGTTCAGCCTGGATCTAGCACTAGTGCAAGCCATTACCTACTGAACAGCACATCTCTTAAAGGTCCTCTTGTCTTGTCAGGTGCAGCACATAGTTCTACTGGAGAAAATACCATAAAGTCACCGCAGACTTGTTACTTAGTCCAGAGGCCAGTCCCTGTAGATCAGGCCCCCCACAATGCTGGTAACAAATTGGCACGTTTAAGCTCTCAGTCTCCACTTTTGTCCCGTCCAGTTCTGGCAATGTCTGCAAACTCAGTGAACAGATCCACTGCATTACACACTGGGCGACAAGCCTTCTTGGTTAGGTATATCTCTACAGCTAAGTCAGGGATGCTTATTAATAGTCCTGATGGGAAGTCTGTGAACCAGAAAGGTCAACCTAATGAAAGTAGGGGACATAAAGTTGTATATAAGATAGTCAGAACTGCCAATGGTAGTGCGTTCCTTTCTGGTGGTGCACATTCCTCAGCCAACAAGCCCATTTATCTGGCCACAAATTCCACACCGATGCCGTGTTTTCTGATGTCATCAAATAAAGTCTCAACCGGAGTGAAAAAACTGATATCCATACAAAATGCCTCCCACAACCCTGTCACGGCCTCACAGCTCTCAAATCTTCTTTCCCCCCAATCCAACTTGCAAGGTAGGGTCAGGCAGATAACGGACGTAGGTCTGAATAAACACCCCCTTGACCCAAGGCCAGGTCGCCAGCTAAGTCAAAGGAAGAGGCGCAGGAAAGCATTGTGTGATGAACTCCCAGAGCACTTGACTAAAGCGAGGAGGCTCTCGAGCAAGGCGGTAACTGAAAAAGGGTCTCCCTTGCTCTGGGAGCCTGTACCCAAAGATGCAGAGAGGACACTGAGACTGTATCCTTTCAGTTCACTACAGGAGATTAAGTGCCCTCGCCGAAATCAGCCGGTGGTTGTTCTCAACCATCCTGATGCAGACATTCCTGAAGTGGCCAGTATCATGAGCTCCGTCAACAGGTATAAAGGTGCTGTTTCCAAGGTGGTACTGTCCCAAAAGACGGTTCAAGCTCTGGCTGAACTCTGCCCAGCCGGACTTCTAGGGAAAAGCTCCAAGGCTAAATGTCCCTCGTCACAAAGCAGTGGCTCCAGACTTCAGACTTCAAAAAGCAGAGTCCGAGAGCGATTTCTGTTGAAACTGAAGTTTAGAAAGTCTAGCAGGAAAAAGTATGAGGTGGTGAAGTCCTTATTTAGAGGTACAGAGAGGTCATCAATGTTCGCCTGCTGGTTTTGTGGTCGACTCTTCAAGAACCAAGAGGAGTGGATTGGCCACGGCCAGCGGCATCTCATGGAAGCAACCAGAGACTGGAATAAGCTGTTTTAA